One genomic window of Gossypium hirsutum isolate 1008001.06 chromosome D11, Gossypium_hirsutum_v2.1, whole genome shotgun sequence includes the following:
- the LOC121223038 gene encoding probable receptor-like protein kinase At5g24010, with product MEKLQNLLLLQLLLLLPFSSAYTPPHKYFINCGSNSNVSGSGGRKFVGDLNSGVSFFVGQSGPVPHANPSSSQLYQSARIYRRPFFYEFVINENGTYFVRLHFFVSSSDSNLATAKFNVSASGFWLLSNFTFRNSISSPIIKEFLVTINEKRFRICFIPSQGSNLAFVNAIEVFLAPEDFIPDTAPLVTPAGSRISFDGLSSQVLHTLFRINVGGPTLTPINDTLWRNWIPDDSFLLNPMAVRNSDFFSDSPNYREGGATEYTAPDPVYKTAKEMNIDESRQLNFFNVTWSFNVSKSSSHFVRVHFCDIISVSLNVIIFDLYIYNKFSARINPYDKMGQLAAPFYYDFVVDSDESGIMNISIGPRPNSPNQTAFLNGLEIMELIKKSDFVSCPGNLESNRTSLFAIVGSIGGGSFVIILVAIVLLSLKRRNTKRGQSSSWPFSGPFYARSSSYNRMSEKTSNMLPTNLNLALRLSYHEIEQSTKNFDSNLVIGEGGFGKVYQGMFRGIKVAVKRSEPGHGQGLLEFQTEIVVLSQIRHRHLVSLIGYCDERFEMILVYEFMEQGTLRDHLYYSTADLEKSYSTRSELSWKQRLEICIGAAKGLNYLHTGAAGGIIHRDVKSTNILLDEQFVAKVADFGLSKSGIPDVEHSVDVKGTFGYLDPEYFMSLQLTDKSDVYSFGVVLLEVLCARPAVINSNKREEVNLAEWGMHWLRKGQLDNIIDPVLVDTINPNSFRKFAETTEKCLRVYGSERPIMRDVLWDLEYALQLQLTPINRGPLEDSITNASLEFSMPILHRLPSNSSPAVNEDNTTLVFDDTSDVTASEVLTELRIGDSR from the coding sequence ATGGAAAAGCTTCAAAACCTCCTCCTCCTCCAGTTGTTGCTGCTTCTTCCCTTTTCATCAGCTTACACACCTCCACATAAGTACTTCATCAATTGTGGATCAAATTCTAATGTCTCAGGCAGCGGAGGTCGGAAATTTGTCGGTGACCTGAATTCCGGTGTTTCCTTCTTTGTAGGGCAAAGCGGCCCTGTCCCTCATGCAAATCCTTCATCATCTCAACTCTATCAATCTGCAAGAATCTATCGACGCCCTTTCTTTTACGAGTTTGTAATTAATGAGAACGGCACCTACTTTGTGCGTCtccatttctttgtttcttcaTCTGATTCTAATCTAGCCACAGCTAAATTTAATGTCTCAGCTTCAGGATTTTGGCTATTATCAAACTTTACTTTCAGGAACAGTATTAGTTCACCTATCATCAaagaatttttggtcaccatCAATGAAAAGAGATTTAGGATCTGCTTCATACCTTCCCAAGGATCAAACTTGGCTTTCGTAAACGCCATCGAAGTCTTTCTTGCCCCTGAGGATTTCATCCCCGATACCGCTCCTCTTGTTACTCCTGCAGGAAGTAGAATTTCTTTTGATGGTTTGTCTTCTCAGGTGTTGCATACACTCTTTAGGATTAATGTTGGAGGGCCTACCCTCACACCAATAAATGATACATTGTGGAGGAACTGGATACCGGATGATAGTTTCTTGCTTAATCCAATGGCTGTAAGGAATAGTGACTTCTTCTCTGATTCACCTAACTATCGAGAAGGGGGAGCCACTGAATATACTGCCCCAGACCCTGTGTATAAGACTGCAAAAGAAATGAATATAGATGAGAGCAGGCAACTAAATTTCTTCAATGTTACATGGAGTTTTAATGTGAGCAAGAGTTCAAGTCACTTCGTCCGGGTCCATTTTTGTGACATAATTAGTGTATCTCTTAATGTCATAATCTTCGATCTCTATATCTACAACAAGTTTAGTGCAAGGATTAATCCATATGATAAAATGGGTCAGTTGGCTGCTCCATTTTACTATGATTTTGTAGTTGATTCTGATGAGTCCGGAATCATGAACATAAGTATAGGGCCTCGACCGAATTCTCCAAATCAAACTGCCTTTCTGAATGGGCTGGAGATAATGGAGTTAATAAAGAAATCAGATTTTGTTTCGTGTCCAGGGAATCTTGAAAGTAATAGGACTAGTTTGTTTGCTATAGTTGGATCCATTGGTGGGGGttcatttgttattattttggtaGCAATAGTGCTTCTGAGTTTGAAAAGGAGAAACACAAAGCGTGGACAATCTTCAAGTTGGCCCTTCTCCGGGCCTTTCTATGCAAGGAGCAGTTCTTACAATAGAATGTCTGAAAAGACTTCCAATATGTTGCCTACTAATTTAAACCTTGCTTTGAGATTATCATATCATGAAATTGAGCAATCGACCAAGAACTTCGATTCCAACTTGGTAATTGGGGAGGGTGGATTCGGAAAAGTCTATCAAGGAATGTTTCGTGGCATAAAAGTGGCTGTGAAAAGGAGTGAGCCAGGACATGGCCAAGGCCTTTTAGAGTTCCAAACCGAGATAGTGGTCTTATCTCAAATTCGCCACCGTCATCTTGTTTCCTTAATCGGATATTGTGATGAAAGATTTGAAATGATATTGGTCTATGAATTCATGGAGCAAGGAACTCTTAGAGATCATCTCTATTATTCAACTGCCGATCTTGAGAAATCATACAGTACACGTTCTGAATTATCTTGGAAGCAAAGACTAGAAATTTGTATCGGTGCAGCTAAAGGCCTTAATTACCTGCATACAGGTGCAGCTGGAGGAATCATTCACCGTGATGTTAAGTCAACAAACATCTTACTTGATGAACAGTTTGTGGCCAAAGTTGCTGATTTCGGTCTTTCAAAATCAGGCATTCCTGATGTAGAACATAGCGTCGATGTAAAAGGTACCTTTGGTTATCTTGACCCTGAATACTTCATGTCTCTACAGTTGACAGATAAATCCGATGTGTATTCTTTCGGAGTTGTACTCTTAGAAGTCCTTTGTGCTAGGCCAGCGGTCATCAACTCAAACAAGAGGGAGGAAGTGAACTTAGCTGAATGGGGAATGCATTGGCTGAGGAAAGGTCAACTTGATAATATTATTGATCCAGTGTTAGTGGATACTATTAATCCCAACTCATTTCGGAAGTTTGCTGAAACAACAGAGAAGTGTTTGAGGGTATATGGTAGTGAAAGGCCAATCATGCGTGATGTTTTGTGGGACTTGGAATATGCATTGCAGCTTCAACTTACTCCAATCAACAGGGGCCCACTTGAGGATAGTATAACCAATGCTTCATTGGAATTTTCGATGCCTATTCTCCATCGATTACCATCCAATAGCTCTCCAGCTGTTAATGAAGACAACACTACTCTAGTATTTGATGATACTTCAGATGTAACTGCTAGTGAAGTACTCACGGAATTGAGGATTGGTGATTCTAGATAA